The following proteins are encoded in a genomic region of Hymenobacter siberiensis:
- a CDS encoding 50S ribosomal protein L25/general stress protein Ctc, translating to MKSLEIVGFKRANLGKTDAKALRLDAQVPCVLYGGTDTVHFSVPAILFRELLYTPEAHIVDLNVEGTLYKAIVQDAQFHPVNEMLLHVDFLELEEGKEVKMDIPVKYIGVSPGVLAGGKLVSKLRKVRVRATMDNLPDYVEVNIGTMELGKSIKVGAVEPKGYTILTSAEAPIATITIPRALKGELAAGK from the coding sequence ATGAAAAGCCTCGAGATTGTAGGGTTTAAAAGAGCGAATCTCGGTAAAACGGACGCCAAGGCATTGCGCCTCGACGCTCAAGTACCGTGCGTATTGTATGGCGGCACCGATACCGTGCACTTCTCCGTGCCCGCTATCCTGTTCCGCGAACTGTTGTACACGCCGGAGGCGCACATTGTGGACCTGAACGTGGAAGGCACGCTGTACAAGGCAATTGTGCAGGACGCCCAGTTCCACCCCGTAAACGAAATGCTCCTCCACGTTGACTTCCTGGAGCTGGAAGAAGGCAAAGAGGTAAAAATGGACATCCCCGTGAAGTACATCGGCGTTTCGCCGGGCGTACTGGCCGGTGGCAAACTGGTGAGCAAGCTGCGCAAAGTGCGCGTGCGTGCTACGATGGACAACCTCCCCGACTACGTGGAAGTGAACATCGGCACCATGGAGTTGGGCAAATCCATCAAAGTGGGTGCCGTGGAGCCGAAGGGCTACACCATCCTCACCAGCGCCGAGGCGCCTATTGCCACCATCACCATCCCGCGTGCCCTGAAAGGCGAGCTGGCCGCTGGCAAGTAA
- a CDS encoding ribose-phosphate pyrophosphokinase, translating to MDPHAKLFAGSASQELGHKIAAAFGQPLGDLTLQRFADDELSPSFDESVRGCEVFLIQSTFPPSEHLMELMLMVDACKRASAHKVTIVMPYMGYARQDRKDKPRVSIGAKVVANIIQSVGTDRLMTCDLHAGQIQGFFDIPVDHLDGATVTAPYIQSLNLKNLIFASPDVGGVVRTRAFAKKFGAEIVVCDKMRVRANEIASMQIIGDVKGMDVVFVDDMVDTAGTICKAADLVMERGANSVRAVITHPLLSGPAHARIRASALTELITTDTIPQREVNDKIRVISLAPLFAAAIRNVVTHESISSLFV from the coding sequence ATGGACCCGCACGCTAAACTATTCGCCGGCAGCGCCTCACAGGAGCTGGGCCACAAAATTGCCGCCGCTTTTGGCCAGCCCCTGGGCGACCTCACCCTTCAGCGCTTCGCCGACGACGAGCTCAGCCCCAGCTTCGACGAAAGCGTGCGCGGCTGCGAGGTGTTTCTTATCCAAAGCACTTTTCCGCCCTCCGAGCACCTCATGGAGCTCATGCTGATGGTGGATGCCTGCAAGCGCGCCTCGGCCCACAAGGTGACCATCGTGATGCCCTACATGGGCTACGCCCGGCAGGACCGCAAAGACAAGCCCCGCGTGAGCATCGGGGCAAAGGTCGTGGCCAACATCATCCAGAGCGTGGGCACCGACCGCCTGATGACCTGCGACCTGCACGCCGGCCAGATTCAGGGCTTCTTCGACATTCCGGTCGACCACCTCGACGGGGCCACTGTCACGGCTCCCTACATCCAGTCACTGAACCTGAAAAACCTGATTTTCGCCTCGCCCGACGTGGGCGGCGTGGTGCGGACCCGCGCCTTCGCCAAGAAATTTGGAGCCGAAATCGTGGTCTGCGATAAAATGCGTGTGCGGGCCAATGAGATTGCCTCCATGCAGATTATCGGCGACGTGAAGGGCATGGATGTGGTGTTTGTGGACGACATGGTGGACACCGCTGGCACCATTTGCAAAGCCGCCGACCTGGTGATGGAGCGCGGGGCCAACTCGGTGCGCGCCGTCATCACGCACCCCCTGCTGAGCGGCCCGGCCCACGCCCGTATCCGCGCCTCGGCCCTCACCGAGCTGATTACCACCGATACCATTCCGCAGCGCGAGGTGAACGATAAAATCCGGGTGATTTCGCTGGCTCCGCTGTTCGCTGCCGCCATCCGCAACGTGGTGACGCACGAGAGCATCAGCTCGCTATTCGTGTAG
- the typA gene encoding translational GTPase TypA, translating to MANNIRNIAIIAHVDHGKTTLVDKIIHASKIFDAHQHFDDLILDDNPLERERGITIVSKNVSVRYNGTKINIIDTPGHADFGGEVERVLKLADGVLLLVDAFEGAMPQTRFVLSKAIALGLKPIVVVNKVDKENCRPDEVHEQVFDLMFNLGASEDQLDFVTLYGSSKQGWMSTDWKVKTDNLIPLLDAVISSIPPAPTLEGTPQMQITSLDYSSFVGRIAIGRVHRGTLKEGSNMSLMKADGSIKKVKIRELHIFEGLGRVKVDSVSSGEICAVSGIEGFDIGDTLADADNPEQLERISIDEPTMNMLFTINNSPFFGKEGKFVTSRHLRDRLFKETEKNLALRVEATDKEDTFLVFGRGILHLSVLIETMRREGYELQVGQPQVLFKEDDNGKRTEPIELLVVDVPEESAGKVIELVSMRKGEMTIMEPKGDLQHLEFTIPSRGLIGLRNNVLTATGGEAIMNHRFVDYEEHKGPIPGRIAGSLISLETGAGTAYTIDKLQDRGSFFVDPGEEVYGGQVIGEHTRPNDLTVNIQKGKKLTNMRASGTDDNAKITPKRQFSLEEAMEYIQKDEYLEVTPKSIRMRKILLDENERLRYAKQAD from the coding sequence ATGGCCAACAATATTCGTAACATTGCCATCATCGCTCACGTTGACCACGGCAAGACTACTCTGGTGGATAAGATTATCCACGCATCCAAGATTTTCGATGCGCACCAGCACTTCGACGACCTGATTCTCGACGACAACCCCCTGGAGCGCGAGCGTGGTATTACCATCGTTTCCAAAAACGTATCGGTACGCTACAACGGCACCAAAATCAACATCATCGACACCCCTGGTCACGCCGACTTCGGCGGTGAGGTAGAGCGCGTGTTGAAGCTGGCCGACGGCGTGCTGCTGCTCGTGGATGCCTTCGAAGGCGCCATGCCGCAGACCCGCTTCGTGCTCAGCAAAGCCATTGCCCTGGGCCTGAAGCCCATTGTGGTGGTGAACAAAGTAGACAAGGAAAACTGCCGTCCCGACGAGGTGCACGAGCAGGTTTTTGACCTCATGTTCAACCTTGGCGCTTCGGAAGACCAGCTCGATTTCGTGACTTTGTACGGTTCCTCGAAGCAGGGCTGGATGAGCACCGACTGGAAAGTGAAGACCGACAACCTGATTCCGTTGCTCGACGCGGTTATCTCGTCGATTCCGCCCGCGCCGACCTTGGAAGGCACGCCCCAGATGCAGATTACCTCGCTCGACTACTCGTCGTTCGTGGGTCGTATCGCCATCGGCCGCGTGCACCGCGGCACGCTGAAAGAAGGCTCAAACATGAGCCTGATGAAGGCTGACGGCAGCATCAAAAAAGTAAAAATCCGCGAGCTGCACATATTTGAAGGCCTTGGCCGTGTGAAGGTGGACTCCGTGAGCAGCGGTGAAATCTGCGCTGTGTCGGGCATCGAAGGCTTCGACATTGGTGACACGCTGGCCGACGCTGATAACCCCGAGCAATTGGAGCGCATCAGCATCGACGAACCGACGATGAACATGCTGTTCACCATCAACAACTCGCCGTTCTTCGGCAAGGAAGGCAAGTTCGTGACCTCGCGTCACCTGCGTGACCGTTTGTTCAAAGAAACCGAGAAAAACCTCGCCCTGCGCGTGGAGGCCACCGATAAAGAGGATACGTTCCTCGTGTTCGGCCGCGGCATTCTTCACTTGTCCGTACTCATCGAGACCATGCGTCGCGAAGGCTACGAGCTGCAGGTGGGCCAGCCCCAAGTGTTGTTCAAGGAAGATGATAACGGCAAGCGCACCGAGCCAATCGAATTGCTGGTAGTGGACGTGCCCGAGGAATCGGCCGGCAAGGTAATCGAGCTGGTGAGCATGCGCAAAGGCGAAATGACCATCATGGAGCCCAAGGGCGACTTGCAGCACCTGGAGTTCACCATCCCGTCGCGCGGTCTGATTGGCTTGCGTAACAACGTGCTGACTGCCACCGGCGGCGAGGCAATCATGAACCACCGCTTCGTGGATTATGAGGAGCATAAGGGTCCGATTCCCGGCCGTATTGCTGGTTCGCTGATTTCGCTGGAAACCGGCGCCGGCACGGCTTACACGATTGACAAGCTGCAGGACCGTGGTTCGTTCTTCGTGGACCCGGGCGAGGAAGTGTACGGCGGCCAGGTTATCGGCGAGCACACCCGCCCCAATGACCTGACGGTGAACATCCAGAAAGGCAAGAAGCTGACCAACATGCGTGCTTCGGGCACCGACGACAACGCCAAAATCACCCCCAAGCGCCAGTTTTCGCTGGAAGAAGCCATGGAATACATCCAGAAGGATGAGTACCTGGAGGTGACGCCGAAGTCGATTCGGATGCGCAAGATTCTGCTCGACGAGAATGAGCGTCTGCGCTACGCCAAGCAGGCTGACTAA
- the galB gene encoding beta-galactosidase GalB: MLLKNLLAAALLLANTAADAQNRHEYLLDSNWKFSKGDVPNAARTDFADAKWQTVSVPHDWAIVGPFSGNNDLQVVKIEQNQEQKATQKSGRTGGLPFIGTGWYRRRLAVPGFGPGQRAVLLFDGAMSNAHVFVNGKEAGFWPYGYNSFSLDITSFLKPGDGNVLAVRLENQPEASRWYPGAGLYRNVHLVVTDAVHIPVWGTYLTTPEITAAQAQVVLKTTVETPGGKLQPLRLDTEIRDAAGMLVATTSTALTNGLTFEQRLTVPQPRLWSPETPVLYTASSKLYAGKALKDAYKTTFGIRSFKFEKGVGFSLNGQPRKFKGVCNHHDLGPLGAAVNTAALRRQLTLLKDLGCDAIRTSHNMPAPELVALCDEMGLMLMVESFDEWKSPKVKNGYSQYFDAWAEKDLVSMVHHYRNNPSVIMWSIGNEVPDQSNANGPIIARRLQDIVHREDPTRPVTMGLDRFDDDFKYGIAAVLDIPGFNYKPHRYAEALAKLPQGFLLGAETASTVSSRGVYKFPVEKAKQKQYPDNQSSSYDLEACVWSQTPDEEFAAQDDLPNVMGEFVWTGFDYLGEPTPYDEKWPSHSSYFGILDLAGMPKDRYYLYRARWNTASPTLHLLPHWTWPGREGQTTPVFAYTSYPSAELFVNGQSQGRQTKASSDQPQTRYRLMWNDVKYTPGTLKIVAYDAQGKAAATEEVRTAGAPHHIRLVADRTALAADGKDLAFITARVEDAQGNRCPDAAQSLSFTVSGAGSFRAIGNGDATCLEPFQQPQMRVFQGQLVAIVQAGQKAGTVQVKATSQGLQSGSLELSTQRTQ, translated from the coding sequence ATGCTGCTAAAAAACCTGTTGGCCGCTGCCCTGCTGCTGGCCAATACCGCTGCCGACGCTCAGAACCGTCACGAGTATTTACTCGATTCGAACTGGAAATTCTCGAAGGGCGATGTGCCGAATGCAGCCAGAACCGACTTTGCCGATGCCAAATGGCAGACGGTGAGTGTCCCGCACGACTGGGCCATTGTGGGGCCGTTTAGTGGGAACAATGACTTACAGGTCGTTAAAATCGAGCAGAACCAAGAGCAGAAGGCCACGCAGAAATCGGGGCGCACGGGCGGGTTGCCGTTTATCGGCACGGGCTGGTACCGGCGGCGGCTGGCAGTGCCGGGCTTTGGGCCGGGGCAGCGGGCGGTGCTGCTCTTTGATGGAGCGATGAGCAACGCGCATGTTTTTGTGAATGGTAAGGAAGCCGGATTCTGGCCGTATGGCTACAACTCGTTTTCGCTGGACATTACTTCCTTTTTAAAGCCGGGCGACGGCAACGTGCTGGCCGTGCGCCTGGAAAATCAGCCCGAGGCTTCGCGCTGGTACCCCGGCGCGGGCCTCTACCGCAACGTGCACCTGGTGGTGACGGATGCCGTGCACATTCCGGTGTGGGGCACTTACCTGACCACGCCTGAAATCACGGCCGCGCAGGCCCAGGTAGTGCTGAAAACCACGGTGGAAACGCCGGGCGGCAAGCTCCAGCCGTTGCGGCTCGATACCGAAATTCGCGACGCGGCGGGCATGTTGGTGGCCACGACCAGCACGGCGCTAACCAACGGGCTCACGTTTGAACAGCGCCTGACGGTGCCGCAGCCCCGGCTGTGGTCGCCGGAAACGCCGGTGCTCTACACGGCTTCGTCGAAGCTGTATGCGGGCAAGGCGCTGAAAGACGCTTATAAAACTACGTTTGGCATTCGCTCCTTCAAGTTCGAGAAGGGTGTGGGCTTTTCGCTGAACGGGCAGCCGCGCAAGTTCAAGGGCGTGTGCAACCACCATGATTTGGGGCCGCTGGGCGCGGCGGTGAACACGGCGGCATTGCGCCGGCAACTGACGCTGCTGAAAGATTTGGGCTGCGATGCCATTCGGACTTCGCACAACATGCCCGCACCGGAGCTGGTAGCGCTGTGCGACGAGATGGGCCTGATGCTGATGGTGGAGTCGTTCGACGAGTGGAAATCGCCCAAGGTAAAAAATGGCTACAGCCAGTATTTCGATGCGTGGGCGGAGAAGGACCTGGTGAGCATGGTGCACCACTACCGTAATAATCCGTCGGTAATCATGTGGAGCATCGGCAACGAGGTGCCCGACCAAAGCAATGCCAACGGTCCCATTATTGCCCGGCGCTTGCAGGACATCGTGCACCGTGAGGACCCCACCCGCCCCGTGACCATGGGCCTGGACCGCTTCGACGACGATTTCAAGTACGGCATCGCGGCCGTGCTCGACATTCCCGGCTTCAACTACAAGCCCCACCGCTACGCCGAAGCCCTGGCCAAGCTGCCGCAGGGCTTCCTGCTGGGCGCGGAAACGGCTTCGACGGTAAGCTCGCGCGGGGTGTATAAATTTCCAGTCGAGAAGGCCAAGCAGAAGCAGTACCCAGATAATCAGTCGTCGTCGTACGACCTGGAGGCCTGCGTGTGGTCGCAGACGCCGGACGAGGAATTTGCCGCGCAGGACGACCTGCCGAACGTGATGGGCGAGTTTGTGTGGACGGGCTTCGACTACCTCGGCGAGCCCACGCCTTATGACGAAAAATGGCCCTCGCACAGCTCCTACTTCGGTATTCTGGATTTGGCGGGCATGCCCAAGGACCGGTACTACCTCTACCGCGCCCGTTGGAACACGGCCAGCCCAACGCTGCACCTGCTGCCGCACTGGACCTGGCCCGGCCGCGAAGGCCAAACCACGCCGGTTTTTGCCTACACGAGCTACCCCTCGGCCGAGCTGTTTGTGAACGGCCAGAGCCAGGGCCGCCAGACCAAAGCCTCATCGGACCAGCCCCAGACCCGCTACCGCCTGATGTGGAACGATGTAAAATATACGCCCGGCACCCTCAAAATAGTGGCCTACGATGCCCAGGGCAAAGCCGCGGCCACCGAAGAAGTACGCACGGCGGGCGCGCCGCACCACATCCGACTGGTAGCCGACCGCACCGCCCTGGCCGCCGATGGCAAAGACCTGGCCTTCATCACGGCCCGCGTAGAGGATGCCCAAGGCAACCGCTGCCCCGACGCGGCACAGTCGCTCAGCTTCACGGTGAGCGGCGCGGGCAGCTTCCGGGCCATCGGCAACGGCGACGCGACTTGCCTGGAGCCGTTTCAGCAGCCGCAAATGCGGGTGTTTCAGGGACAGCTGGTGGCCATTGTGCAGGCTGGCCAAAAAGCCGGCACGGTGCAGGTGAAGGCCACGAGCCAGGGATTGCAAAGCGGCTCATTGGAACTTTCGACCCAACGGACGCAGTAG
- the metG gene encoding methionine--tRNA ligase, protein MALLPKRYTVTAALPYANGPVHIGHLAGVYLPADIYVRYLRSAGRDVKFICGSDEHGVPITIRAQKEGVTPQQVVDKYHALIRDSFKDFNVSFDVYSRTSSATHAEVSSSFFTKLNNEGKFIEQTTQQYFDEKAQQFLADRYIVGTCPNCGNENAYGDQCERCGTSLSPTELINPRSMLSGAQPILRDTKHWFLPLDQYEPWLREWIIEGHKNDWKTNVYGQCKSWIDQGLHPRAVTRDLDWGVPVPVPGAEGKVLYVWFDAPIGYISATKEAFPDEWELYWKDAGSKLVHFIGKDNIVFHCIIFPVMLKAHGEFILPDNVPANEFLNLEGDKISTSRNWAVWLHEYLQDFPGQADVLRYVLCANAPETKDNDFTWKDFQARNNNELVATLGNFVNRATVLTHKFFEGKVPAVSELQDIDRLTLAQASEFPAKIGELIENYRFRDALAEVMNLARLGNKYLAETQPWHLIKTDAVRTGTVLNVSLQIAAGLAPLLEPFLPESAQKLATMLNLELGNWSSAGRPDALPAGHQLREAALLFGKIEDAVVETQVQKLLDTKKENQLANTPVTPAKDDISFDDFGQMDLRIGTITAAEKVAKTKKLLKLTVDLGLEERTIVSGIAEHFIPEALIGQQVQVLLNLAPREIKGIKSQGMLLMAENADGSLALMQPGKPVRNGSSVA, encoded by the coding sequence ATGGCACTTCTTCCTAAGCGATACACCGTTACCGCTGCTTTGCCTTATGCCAACGGGCCGGTGCACATCGGGCATTTGGCCGGGGTTTATTTGCCCGCCGACATTTATGTGCGCTACCTGCGCTCGGCCGGCCGTGATGTAAAATTTATTTGCGGTTCCGATGAGCACGGCGTTCCCATTACCATTCGGGCCCAGAAAGAAGGTGTTACGCCCCAGCAGGTGGTCGATAAATACCACGCCCTGATTCGGGATTCGTTCAAAGATTTCAACGTTTCGTTCGATGTGTATTCGCGCACGTCGTCGGCTACGCACGCCGAGGTTTCCAGTAGTTTTTTTACCAAGCTGAATAACGAAGGCAAGTTCATCGAGCAAACTACCCAGCAGTATTTCGACGAAAAAGCGCAGCAATTTCTGGCCGACCGCTACATTGTGGGCACCTGCCCCAATTGTGGCAACGAAAATGCCTACGGCGACCAATGCGAGCGTTGCGGTACTTCGCTCAGCCCGACCGAATTAATTAATCCGCGCTCCATGCTCAGCGGCGCGCAGCCCATTTTGCGCGATACCAAGCACTGGTTTCTGCCCCTCGACCAATACGAGCCCTGGCTGCGCGAATGGATAATTGAGGGCCACAAAAACGACTGGAAAACCAACGTGTATGGCCAGTGCAAATCCTGGATTGACCAGGGCCTGCACCCCCGCGCCGTCACGCGCGACCTCGACTGGGGTGTGCCCGTGCCAGTGCCCGGCGCCGAAGGCAAAGTGCTCTACGTGTGGTTTGACGCGCCAATCGGCTACATATCAGCCACCAAAGAAGCCTTCCCCGACGAGTGGGAATTATACTGGAAAGATGCCGGCTCGAAGCTGGTGCATTTTATCGGCAAGGATAACATCGTTTTCCACTGCATTATTTTCCCAGTGATGCTGAAGGCGCACGGCGAATTTATTCTGCCGGATAATGTGCCTGCTAATGAATTTTTGAACCTTGAAGGCGATAAAATCAGCACTTCGCGCAACTGGGCGGTGTGGCTGCACGAATATTTGCAGGATTTCCCTGGTCAGGCCGATGTGTTGCGCTACGTGCTGTGCGCCAATGCCCCCGAAACCAAGGATAACGATTTCACCTGGAAAGATTTTCAGGCGCGCAACAACAACGAATTGGTGGCCACACTCGGCAATTTCGTGAACCGTGCCACCGTACTCACGCACAAATTCTTCGAAGGCAAAGTACCGGCAGTAAGTGAATTGCAGGATATTGACCGGCTTACGTTGGCCCAGGCTTCCGAATTTCCGGCGAAAATTGGCGAGCTGATTGAAAATTACCGCTTCCGCGATGCTCTAGCTGAGGTAATGAATCTGGCGCGCCTTGGCAATAAATACCTGGCCGAAACCCAGCCTTGGCACCTCATCAAAACCGATGCCGTCCGCACCGGCACCGTGCTGAATGTGTCGCTGCAGATTGCCGCTGGTCTGGCCCCGCTGCTGGAGCCTTTCCTGCCCGAATCGGCCCAGAAACTGGCCACCATGCTCAATCTGGAGCTGGGAAACTGGTCCAGTGCCGGCCGCCCCGACGCCCTTCCGGCTGGCCACCAGCTGCGCGAAGCCGCGCTGCTCTTCGGTAAAATTGAAGATGCCGTGGTGGAAACCCAGGTGCAGAAATTGCTCGACACCAAAAAGGAAAATCAGTTGGCCAACACCCCCGTCACGCCGGCCAAAGACGATATCTCGTTCGATGATTTTGGCCAGATGGATTTGCGCATCGGCACCATTACGGCCGCCGAGAAAGTAGCCAAAACCAAAAAGCTCCTCAAGCTCACCGTCGACCTGGGCCTGGAAGAGCGCACCATCGTGAGCGGCATCGCCGAGCATTTCATCCCCGAGGCCCTGATTGGCCAACAGGTGCAGGTGTTGCTAAACCTCGCGCCCCGCGAAATCAAAGGCATCAAAAGCCAGGGCATGCTGCTCATGGCCGAGAATGCCGATGGTAGCCTCGCGCTCATGCAGCCCGGTAAGCCCGTGCGCAACGGCAGCAGCGTGGCGTAA
- a CDS encoding DUF6630 family protein, protein MTNLKSLENLSRFVQLFTLNNTEATQRVTERLALVLHDPAAYQEQFAEELEERSVVAVLPAQELRDLALIDALLAEELLWESDWKDPAADLVYGINETLTQQKKSIRLHAPASGRATVAGPEALDIVQDLAEPMGLAVVLFTLDSDSYALSVVVDAQAEEARQLALELGFGLTVY, encoded by the coding sequence ATGACGAATTTGAAATCCCTCGAAAATCTGAGCCGCTTCGTGCAGCTTTTTACGCTGAATAATACCGAAGCTACCCAGCGCGTAACCGAGCGGCTGGCGCTGGTGCTGCACGACCCGGCTGCCTATCAGGAGCAGTTTGCCGAGGAGTTGGAAGAGCGCAGCGTCGTGGCTGTTCTGCCGGCGCAGGAGCTGCGCGATTTGGCCCTGATTGATGCGCTGCTGGCTGAAGAGCTGCTGTGGGAAAGCGACTGGAAGGACCCGGCGGCCGACCTGGTTTACGGCATTAACGAAACGCTGACGCAGCAGAAGAAATCAATACGGCTGCATGCGCCCGCCAGTGGGCGCGCCACAGTGGCCGGCCCCGAAGCGCTTGACATTGTGCAGGACCTGGCGGAGCCGATGGGCCTGGCAGTGGTGCTGTTTACCTTGGACAGCGACTCGTATGCCTTGAGCGTGGTGGTCGATGCACAGGCCGAGGAAGCCCGGCAGCTGGCACTGGAACTGGGCTTTGGATTGACGGTGTACTAA
- a CDS encoding DUF3050 domain-containing protein, whose translation MEDVLDPIEYLQQEVANTRQLLLNNGLYYRLQTMADLRQFMEHHVFAVWDFMSLLKALQRDLTCVDVPWVPTANPATRRLINEIVLEEETDLDPQGQPTSHFELYMRAMEECGANTQPIRRLVAAVGAGRPVSQALTDAQAPESVRQFVETTFRIIESGKAHAVASAFTFGREDLIPAMFRQLVGELRDRFPGQLDTFTYYLDRHIQLDEEVHAPLAQQMVRELCADDPQRWQDAQQVTIECLEARMALWDGIRPTQPSPMLA comes from the coding sequence ATGGAAGATGTTCTGGACCCCATCGAATATTTGCAGCAGGAGGTGGCCAATACCCGCCAGCTATTGCTGAATAACGGGCTGTATTACCGCCTCCAGACCATGGCCGACCTGCGTCAGTTCATGGAGCACCACGTTTTTGCCGTGTGGGATTTTATGTCGCTGCTCAAAGCCCTGCAACGCGATTTGACCTGCGTCGATGTGCCGTGGGTGCCCACAGCCAACCCGGCCACGCGCCGCCTCATCAACGAGATTGTGCTGGAAGAGGAAACCGACCTCGACCCGCAGGGCCAACCCACCAGCCATTTCGAGCTTTACATGCGGGCCATGGAAGAATGTGGGGCCAACACCCAGCCCATTCGCCGGCTGGTAGCGGCAGTAGGGGCCGGCCGCCCGGTTTCCCAGGCCCTCACCGATGCGCAAGCTCCCGAGTCGGTGCGCCAGTTCGTCGAAACCACGTTTCGAATTATTGAATCCGGCAAGGCGCACGCGGTGGCGTCCGCCTTCACTTTTGGGCGTGAAGATTTGATTCCGGCCATGTTCCGCCAGTTGGTAGGCGAGCTGCGCGACCGATTCCCCGGCCAGCTCGACACGTTCACGTACTACCTCGACCGCCACATTCAGCTCGACGAGGAAGTGCACGCCCCGCTGGCCCAGCAAATGGTGCGCGAGCTGTGCGCCGACGACCCCCAGCGCTGGCAGGATGCCCAGCAAGTCACTATCGAGTGCCTGGAAGCCCGTATGGCCCTCTGGGACGGCATCAGGCCCACCCAGCCCAGCCCCATGCTGGCGTAG
- the pth gene encoding aminoacyl-tRNA hydrolase, protein MKFLVLCLGNIGPEYADTRHNIGFMVADYLAAKFDAPRFEIGRHAFTTEFKHKGHTYVLVKPTTYMNLSGKAAAHWLATLKITAENMVVVTDDLALPFGKLRLKGQGSAGGHNGLKDIQATLGNDVYARLRFGVDANFPKGRQVDYVLDPFSKDELIELPTRIEKAGEAVLAFGAMGLERAMNVVNVK, encoded by the coding sequence ATGAAATTTTTGGTTCTCTGCCTGGGCAATATTGGCCCCGAATACGCCGATACCCGCCACAACATCGGCTTCATGGTAGCCGATTATCTGGCCGCCAAATTCGACGCGCCGCGCTTCGAAATTGGCCGCCACGCCTTCACCACCGAGTTCAAACACAAAGGCCACACCTACGTGCTGGTGAAACCTACTACCTACATGAACCTCAGCGGCAAAGCCGCCGCCCACTGGCTGGCCACGCTCAAAATCACGGCCGAAAACATGGTCGTCGTGACCGATGACCTGGCCCTGCCCTTCGGTAAGTTGCGGTTGAAAGGCCAGGGCTCGGCCGGCGGGCACAATGGCCTGAAGGATATTCAGGCCACGCTGGGCAACGATGTGTATGCCCGCCTGCGCTTCGGAGTAGATGCCAATTTCCCCAAAGGCCGGCAGGTGGATTATGTACTGGACCCGTTTTCGAAAGATGAATTAATTGAATTGCCCACGCGCATTGAAAAAGCCGGCGAGGCGGTTTTGGCATTCGGCGCGATGGGGCTGGAACGGGCGATGAATGTGGTGAACGTGAAGTAA
- the msrB gene encoding peptide-methionine (R)-S-oxide reductase MsrB: MRFSLLILFVSVLSLNSACSQKRDVVANTASPARTVGGKTYFQAQPLTGKPDEFAVRHTDAEWKKLLTPDQYYILREQGTERPFTGKYHDNHAVGTYYCAADHNLLFTSDTKFESGTGWPSFFAPAAATSVKVAADNSFGMSRDEIVCAKCGGHLGHVFNDGPKPTGQRYCMDGNALVFEKK, from the coding sequence ATGCGCTTTTCCCTGCTGATATTATTTGTTTCGGTGCTCTCGCTCAACTCGGCCTGCTCGCAAAAGCGCGACGTAGTCGCCAATACGGCCTCCCCAGCCCGCACCGTGGGCGGCAAAACTTACTTCCAGGCGCAGCCCCTCACCGGCAAGCCCGACGAATTTGCGGTGCGTCACACCGATGCCGAGTGGAAAAAACTCCTCACGCCCGACCAGTACTACATTCTGCGTGAGCAAGGCACCGAGCGTCCCTTCACCGGCAAATACCACGATAATCACGCCGTCGGCACCTATTATTGCGCCGCCGACCACAACCTGCTCTTCACTTCCGATACCAAGTTTGAGTCGGGCACCGGCTGGCCCAGTTTCTTTGCCCCGGCCGCTGCAACCAGTGTCAAGGTGGCTGCAGACAACAGCTTTGGCATGAGCCGCGACGAGATTGTGTGCGCCAAATGCGGCGGCCACCTCGGCCACGTCTTCAACGACGGCCCCAAGCCCACCGGCCAACGCTACTGCATGGACGGCAATGCGCTGGTTTTTGAGAAGAAATAA